The nucleotide sequence CAGGGCCTACTTTTCTCCTGGCTCTATCAAAAAGCCCCCAACACGCGTCGATATTACCAGCGTATTTGGACCGAATTTCTGTCCCTCTTTGAGGTCACTGTAAATTCCTTCCGCGAAATTCAAATAGGCCACCTAGTCCTGTTCCTCAAGTCAAAGGAGCATTTAAAACCAGCCTCCAGAAATCTGGCAAAAAACTCGCTCTCCTCTTTCTTAAGTTTTCTGACCAAAACCGGGTTTTTAGAGAAAAACCCCGGACTCAGTTTAGAATCAATAAAAGTGCCTGATCGGGTGGGGACAAAAATCCTATCTCACACTCAGGTTTTGCGGATGTATGAGTGCGAAAGATCCTTGCGCAATCGCGCAATCATTAAGCTCCTTTATTTTTCAGGAATCAGAGTAGGGGAGCTAGTGGGGTTAAAGTTAAGTGATGTGAGGATTAAGCCCAGTGGTGAATCCTTGCTGCAAATCCTAGGTAAGGGTGGGGTAGTGAGAAACGTCATAGTGCCAAAGGCGCTAATGGATGAAATATATAGTTATCATAAAGAAATAGGCCTAAAAAAAGACCCTAAAACACCTCTATTTTTATCAAAAAAAGCCCCTTATGGACGGCTATCGCCCGAGCAAGTGTTTCGCATGATTAAAAATGCAGCTAAAAAGGCAAAAGTCAGTCCGGTGCCCTCACCCCATTGGTTCAGACACACTTCAGCCACTCACGCGCTCGAAAACGGCGCGCCGATTCACGTGGTGCAAAAAACTCTTGGGCACA is from Bdellovibrionales bacterium and encodes:
- a CDS encoding tyrosine-type recombinase/integrase, coding for MANHLGIPSKSPLNSAKSPTNSRADNKALDLSSSKNISLNYKTVFSKLSSHEQGLLFSWLYQKAPNTRRYYQRIWTEFLSLFEVTVNSFREIQIGHLVLFLKSKEHLKPASRNLAKNSLSSFLSFLTKTGFLEKNPGLSLESIKVPDRVGTKILSHTQVLRMYECERSLRNRAIIKLLYFSGIRVGELVGLKLSDVRIKPSGESLLQILGKGGVVRNVIVPKALMDEIYSYHKEIGLKKDPKTPLFLSKKAPYGRLSPEQVFRMIKNAAKKAKVSPVPSPHWFRHTSATHALENGAPIHVVQKTLGHRSVATTGRYLEANPKESNSKWLEWDD